Proteins encoded in a region of the Photobacterium profundum SS9 genome:
- the pgsA gene encoding CDP-diacylglycerol--glycerol-3-phosphate 3-phosphatidyltransferase, translated as MRLSIPNILSFIRLILIPFFVIAFYLPYEWSAFATALIFFIAGATDWFDGYLARKLNQTTRFGAFIDPVADKLMVITAMVLVVEDYHSIWVTIPAVTMIGREIIISALREWMAELGKRASVAVSWIGKVKTASQMFALLLLLWHPHEWVTWLGYVSLYVAMVLTYWSMYQYLKAAKGDLLNAEHH; from the coding sequence ATGCGTTTATCAATTCCGAACATATTAAGCTTCATTAGACTTATACTCATCCCTTTCTTTGTTATTGCTTTTTACTTGCCTTATGAGTGGTCTGCGTTTGCAACTGCGTTAATATTCTTTATTGCAGGTGCTACTGATTGGTTTGATGGTTACCTTGCCCGCAAACTGAATCAAACGACTCGTTTCGGCGCATTTATTGATCCAGTTGCTGATAAGCTAATGGTAATCACGGCGATGGTGTTGGTTGTTGAAGATTACCACTCTATTTGGGTAACCATTCCTGCCGTTACCATGATAGGTCGCGAAATCATTATTTCTGCATTACGTGAGTGGATGGCTGAACTCGGTAAGCGTGCAAGTGTTGCCGTTTCTTGGATCGGTAAAGTGAAAACGGCATCTCAGATGTTTGCATTATTGTTATTACTTTGGCACCCACACGAATGGGTAACATGGTTAGGTTATGTATCACTTTACGTTGCAATGGTATTGACTTATTGGTCTATGTACCAATACCTTAAAGCCGCAAAAGGTGACTTGCTGAATGCTGAGCATCATTAA
- the uvrC gene encoding excinuclease ABC subunit UvrC: MYDAVGDVIYVGKAKDLKKRLSSYFRINVAGEKTRALVKNICKVDVTVTHTETEALILEHNYIKLYLPKYNVLLRDDKSYPYIFLSNHHHPRLSIHRGTKKRKGEYFGPYPDAGAVRESLHLMQKLFPIRQCEDSVYANRSRPCLMYQIGRCLAPCVKELITEKDYEDQVSFARLFLQGKDRQVIASLVEKMEQASQSLNFEQAATFRDQIQALRRVQEQQFVSHDSEDDLDVIGIAHQNGMACIHALYIRQGKILGSRSYFPKMPSDAELTEVLSSFITQFYLNQAEGRVIPSVIILGENLGDDAAVITETLSDIAGRKIELKVNPRGNRARYLKLAQTNAMTALTSKLSHKMTIHERFSELRKALNLETISRMECFDISHTMGEKTVASCVVFNQEGPFKQDYRRYNITGITGGDDYAAMGQVLERRYGKPMEPEKIPDIIFIDGGRGQLSRAYNVVKPFMDEWPKQPLLIGIAKGVTRKAGLETLIFITGEEFSLPSDSPALHLIQHIRDESHNHAISGHRAQRAKVRKRSALEDVEGIGPKRRQALLKFMGGLHELKRASREEIAKVPGISKALAEKIYDALQHG, encoded by the coding sequence ATGTATGATGCCGTTGGTGACGTAATTTATGTTGGGAAAGCCAAAGATCTTAAAAAGCGCCTATCGAGTTATTTTCGAATTAACGTAGCTGGAGAGAAAACCAGAGCGTTAGTGAAAAATATCTGTAAAGTGGATGTTACGGTAACCCATACCGAGACAGAGGCGCTGATCCTTGAGCATAACTACATTAAATTGTACTTGCCTAAGTACAATGTACTACTGCGCGATGACAAATCTTACCCGTATATCTTCTTGAGTAATCATCATCATCCCCGCCTTTCTATTCACCGAGGCACTAAAAAGCGCAAAGGTGAATATTTTGGTCCATACCCCGACGCGGGGGCGGTACGTGAAAGCCTGCATTTAATGCAGAAACTATTTCCTATTCGCCAATGTGAAGATTCTGTTTACGCAAACCGAAGCCGCCCATGTTTGATGTATCAAATTGGTCGTTGTTTAGCTCCGTGTGTTAAAGAGCTAATAACCGAGAAAGATTATGAAGACCAAGTCAGTTTTGCGCGTTTATTTTTACAAGGTAAAGATCGTCAAGTAATCGCTTCACTGGTAGAGAAAATGGAGCAAGCTAGCCAAAGTTTGAATTTTGAACAAGCTGCGACTTTCCGCGATCAAATTCAGGCGCTACGCCGTGTTCAAGAGCAACAATTTGTCAGTCATGACAGTGAAGATGATCTTGATGTGATTGGAATTGCCCATCAAAACGGCATGGCATGTATTCATGCGCTTTATATTCGCCAAGGTAAAATATTAGGCAGCCGCAGCTATTTCCCCAAAATGCCAAGCGATGCTGAATTAACTGAAGTCCTATCGAGTTTTATTACGCAGTTTTATCTGAATCAAGCGGAGGGTAGGGTTATTCCGTCGGTCATTATCTTAGGTGAAAATTTAGGAGATGATGCTGCGGTTATTACGGAAACGTTGTCTGACATTGCGGGTCGGAAAATTGAACTAAAAGTGAACCCTCGTGGTAACCGTGCGCGTTATCTGAAACTGGCGCAAACCAACGCAATGACAGCGCTCACAAGCAAGCTTAGTCATAAGATGACCATTCATGAACGGTTCTCCGAGCTACGTAAGGCTCTGAACCTCGAGACTATTAGTCGAATGGAATGTTTTGATATTAGCCATACGATGGGTGAAAAAACGGTGGCTTCTTGTGTGGTATTTAATCAAGAAGGTCCGTTTAAGCAAGATTATCGACGTTATAATATTACGGGTATCACTGGTGGTGATGATTACGCTGCTATGGGGCAAGTATTAGAGCGTCGCTATGGTAAGCCGATGGAACCCGAAAAAATCCCCGATATTATTTTCATTGATGGTGGACGAGGTCAGCTATCAAGGGCGTATAATGTCGTAAAACCATTTATGGATGAATGGCCTAAGCAACCACTACTCATTGGTATTGCGAAAGGGGTAACACGTAAAGCAGGGCTTGAAACATTAATTTTTATCACGGGTGAAGAATTTTCTCTGCCCAGCGATTCACCCGCATTGCATTTGATTCAGCATATACGTGATGAAAGCCATAATCATGCGATTAGTGGTCACCGTGCACAACGTGCCAAAGTGAGAAAACGTAGTGCTTTAGAAGATGTGGAAGGTATTGGCCCTAAACGCCGTCAAGCGTTACTTAAATTTATGGGTGGTTTACACGAATTAAAACGAGCAAGTAGAGAAGAGATCGCTAAAGTGCCTGGAATAAGTAAAGCTTTGGCAGAAAAGATATATGACGCATTGCAACACGGGTAG
- the uvrY gene encoding UvrY/SirA/GacA family response regulator transcription factor, translating into MINVFLVDDHELVRTGIRRLLEDVRGIKVLGEADSGEEAVKWCRAQHADIVLMDMNMPGIGGLEATRKILRFNPDIKIIVLTIHTENPFPTKVMQAGAAGYLTKGAGPDEMVNAIRMVNSGQRYISPEIAQQMALSQFAPDSENPFKDLSERELQIMMMITKGQKVTDISEQLSLSPKTVNSYRYRLFSKLDIGGDVELTHLAIRHGMLDTETL; encoded by the coding sequence TTGATTAATGTATTCCTTGTAGATGATCACGAACTGGTTCGCACAGGGATCCGACGTCTTCTTGAAGATGTCCGTGGAATAAAAGTGCTAGGAGAAGCCGACAGTGGTGAGGAAGCCGTAAAATGGTGTCGTGCGCAACATGCCGATATCGTTCTTATGGATATGAATATGCCTGGTATCGGTGGTCTAGAAGCTACACGGAAGATTCTTCGTTTCAATCCCGACATCAAAATTATTGTATTAACGATTCATACTGAAAATCCTTTCCCAACGAAAGTGATGCAAGCTGGTGCGGCTGGATACCTTACTAAAGGTGCTGGTCCTGATGAAATGGTTAATGCTATTCGTATGGTTAATAGTGGGCAACGTTATATTTCGCCTGAAATCGCGCAGCAGATGGCGTTAAGCCAGTTTGCACCTGATTCTGAAAATCCGTTTAAAGACCTTTCAGAACGTGAACTTCAAATTATGATGATGATCACGAAGGGGCAAAAAGTCACTGACATTTCAGAGCAACTCAGTTTAAGCCCAAAAACAGTGAATAGTTACCGTTACCGTTTATTCAGCAAACTGGATATAGGCGGTGATGTTGAGCTTACCCATCTAGCAATTCGTCACGGAATGTTGGACACAGAGACGTTGTAG
- a CDS encoding ECF-type riboflavin transporter substrate-binding protein has product MNLSAKTVVLIAIGAALYGIGGLPMFGIPVFANTTLKPAMAVLALFSVLFGPLVGFLVGFIGHWVTDMFAGWGVWLTWVLGSGLVGLIIGFYPKITRGRLEMGKFTKCDFALFVFLAFLGNVIGYGCSAYLDSVLYAEPFTKVVAQLIIIAAGNTLLIAIVGHYILTAVAKRKQQSYNLKEAD; this is encoded by the coding sequence ATGAATCTTTCTGCTAAAACGGTGGTTTTAATCGCCATTGGTGCTGCACTTTACGGCATTGGCGGTTTACCTATGTTTGGTATTCCCGTATTTGCTAACACCACGCTTAAGCCTGCAATGGCAGTATTGGCATTGTTTTCTGTTTTATTTGGTCCCCTTGTTGGTTTTCTTGTTGGCTTTATTGGTCATTGGGTAACCGATATGTTTGCGGGCTGGGGAGTATGGCTAACGTGGGTGCTTGGTTCGGGGTTAGTCGGACTGATAATTGGTTTTTACCCCAAGATTACCCGAGGTCGTTTAGAGATGGGGAAATTCACTAAATGTGATTTCGCCTTGTTTGTCTTCCTTGCTTTCCTCGGTAATGTTATCGGCTATGGCTGCTCTGCCTATTTAGATTCTGTGCTTTATGCCGAACCCTTTACGAAAGTGGTGGCACAACTCATCATTATTGCCGCAGGTAACACCCTCTTAATTGCGATTGTTGGTCACTATATTTTGACCGCGGTGGCAAAAAGAAAACAACAAAGCTACAACCTTAAAGAAGCTGATTAA
- a CDS encoding ABC transporter ATP-binding protein, translating into MTIEFSNFTFKYWALEKPTLKNINLTIGKGEKVVIVGPSGSGKSTLGQCLNGLIPFAVKGDCSGSLKINGKDTKSLDLHQCTNIVGTVLQDTDGQFVGLSVGEDIAFALENQMVIQEDMHTIVKDTAKMVELDDILDVSPFDLSGGQKQRVSLAGVMVDDVDILLFDEPLASLDPKTGKAAIDIIDHLHRDTGKTVIIIEHRLEDVLHRPVDRIIMMEQGEIVANMTPDQLIASDLLEQHGIREPLYISALKAAGCQITEDDKPAYFSTLNLDKFKPQIENWYHQSFVACTPENSERLLTVNNLSYSYDGIKNTLDDVSFHINKGEFVSILGKNGSGKSTITRLIMGVLEPDTGSIFMNGQDLAQSSIFERSQKIGIVLQNPNHMISHHMIFDEIASGLRNRGINEATVERKVFDILELCGLKKYRHWPIDALSYGQKKRVTIATILVLEPELLILDEPTAGQDYHHYTLMMEFVRELNRKLGITILIISHDMHLVLEYTQRAIVIANSQLLADAPVNTIFSQPALLEKANLTVTSLYSLAHAMGIERIDNFIHCFIEHEAKNK; encoded by the coding sequence ATGACTATTGAATTCTCTAATTTCACGTTCAAGTATTGGGCGTTAGAAAAGCCAACCCTAAAAAATATTAACCTAACGATAGGGAAAGGCGAAAAAGTTGTTATTGTTGGTCCAAGCGGCAGTGGGAAATCAACACTAGGCCAATGCTTGAATGGCTTAATCCCCTTTGCCGTTAAAGGCGATTGCTCTGGTAGCCTCAAAATTAACGGTAAAGACACAAAATCATTAGATCTTCATCAATGTACCAATATTGTTGGTACAGTATTGCAAGATACTGATGGACAATTTGTCGGTCTAAGCGTGGGCGAAGATATTGCCTTTGCACTTGAAAACCAAATGGTTATTCAAGAAGACATGCATACTATTGTTAAAGACACCGCAAAAATGGTTGAGCTTGATGACATCTTAGATGTGTCTCCTTTTGACCTTAGTGGTGGTCAAAAACAGCGCGTATCTCTTGCGGGCGTTATGGTCGATGATGTCGATATCTTATTGTTTGATGAACCGCTGGCAAGCTTGGATCCCAAAACAGGCAAAGCCGCCATCGATATTATTGATCACCTTCATCGTGATACAGGTAAAACGGTTATCATTATTGAGCATCGCCTTGAAGATGTTCTTCATCGCCCCGTTGATCGCATCATTATGATGGAACAAGGTGAAATTGTTGCCAACATGACGCCCGACCAACTCATTGCCAGTGACCTATTAGAACAGCATGGAATACGTGAGCCTCTTTACATCTCTGCTTTAAAAGCGGCTGGATGCCAAATAACCGAAGACGATAAACCAGCTTATTTTTCAACGTTAAATCTTGATAAATTTAAGCCTCAAATCGAAAACTGGTACCACCAATCATTCGTTGCATGTACTCCAGAAAACAGTGAGCGCTTGCTTACTGTCAATAACCTTTCGTACTCATACGATGGTATTAAAAATACGCTTGATGATGTGAGCTTTCATATCAATAAAGGGGAATTTGTTTCCATTTTAGGTAAGAATGGTTCAGGGAAATCAACAATAACGCGTTTAATCATGGGTGTGTTAGAACCAGATACTGGGTCTATTTTCATGAACGGTCAAGATTTAGCACAAAGCTCTATTTTTGAACGTAGCCAAAAGATCGGGATTGTATTACAAAACCCCAATCATATGATTTCACACCACATGATTTTTGATGAGATTGCATCAGGTTTACGCAACCGAGGAATCAATGAAGCCACAGTAGAACGCAAAGTTTTCGATATTCTTGAGCTATGCGGTTTGAAAAAATACCGCCATTGGCCAATTGATGCTTTAAGTTATGGTCAGAAGAAGCGCGTAACGATTGCCACTATCTTAGTGCTTGAGCCTGAACTCTTAATTCTGGATGAACCGACAGCAGGTCAAGACTACCATCACTACACATTAATGATGGAGTTTGTGCGAGAGCTTAACCGCAAACTCGGCATTACCATTCTGATCATCTCGCATGATATGCACCTTGTTCTCGAATATACTCAGCGTGCCATTGTCATTGCTAATAGCCAATTGTTAGCCGATGCACCTGTAAACACCATTTTTAGCCAGCCAGCTCTGCTAGAAAAAGCCAACTTAACCGTAACCAGCCTGTATTCATTAGCACATGCAATGGGGATTGAACGTATCGATAACTTCATTCATTGCTTTATTGAACATGAGGCAAAGAATAAATAA
- a CDS encoding energy-coupling factor transporter transmembrane component T family protein produces MKTNKIKFGISYVNTGSALHALNGITKFILFMSWVTMVLITFDLRVICTMILVGLVLLKISKVPFSVYKPLLIGTSVVLLMNALFMFLIAPLQGVEYMGSETVLLTLFGDYKITVETLFYLLTVTLKYFSMFPIALVFVFTTHPTEFSASLNKLGVPYKIAYAVSLTLRYLPEVMKDFMNIMHAQQARGVDISNNVPVMKRIKNVAKILGPLIFSSLDRADVISNAMTLRGFGRNKRRSWYSLKPMTQNDYLTLLVIAIVLTLGFIKRYQSEQLFWYPF; encoded by the coding sequence ATGAAAACAAATAAAATTAAATTTGGCATTAGCTATGTCAATACCGGCTCTGCCTTGCATGCGTTAAATGGTATCACTAAGTTCATCTTATTCATGAGCTGGGTAACCATGGTGCTGATCACCTTTGATTTACGTGTTATTTGCACAATGATCTTAGTAGGCTTAGTACTATTAAAAATCAGTAAAGTGCCGTTCTCAGTCTATAAACCTCTTTTAATCGGTACGTCTGTTGTTCTTTTGATGAACGCATTATTTATGTTTCTAATTGCACCCTTACAAGGTGTCGAGTACATGGGTAGTGAAACGGTACTGTTAACACTCTTTGGTGATTATAAAATCACGGTTGAAACATTATTCTACCTGCTTACTGTCACGCTTAAGTATTTCAGTATGTTCCCTATTGCGTTGGTCTTTGTCTTTACGACCCACCCTACTGAATTTTCAGCCAGCTTGAACAAATTAGGTGTACCCTACAAAATCGCTTACGCCGTCAGTTTGACCTTGCGCTATCTACCCGAAGTAATGAAAGACTTCATGAATATCATGCATGCGCAGCAAGCCCGTGGTGTCGATATTTCTAATAATGTTCCGGTAATGAAGCGCATTAAAAATGTTGCTAAAATTCTAGGCCCATTGATTTTCTCTAGCCTTGATCGCGCCGACGTTATTTCCAATGCCATGACATTACGCGGTTTTGGTCGTAATAAGCGGCGCTCTTGGTACAGCTTAAAGCCAATGACCCAAAATGATTACCTTACTCTATTGGTCATCGCGATTGTTCTGACGTTAGGCTTTATCAAGCGTTATCAATCAGAACAGTTATTTTGGTATCCATTCTGA
- a CDS encoding GntR family transcriptional regulator, which produces MTSLSKSVQKKSKTKSPNQTQDDVVYCHIFDAILEQRLPPGTKLNEEALSEIFSVSRTIIRRALLRLSLEQVVVIRPNRGAIVAAPTIEEAKQIFKAREVMELAITELAVENATQEQIKQIRKLVTAELNAFEKGDFGSGIRLSGEFHLKLAEMANNAPLLNFQRSLVSQTSLLIAQYEVGNNANCSLDEHTILLDAIEAGDKEKALSLMAEHLNHIRSKLSLDGETASNDLHVVFSNVIKSNALNKA; this is translated from the coding sequence ATGACAAGTCTCAGCAAATCAGTACAAAAAAAATCAAAAACTAAATCCCCAAATCAGACTCAGGATGATGTTGTTTACTGTCATATTTTTGATGCCATTTTAGAACAGCGATTACCCCCAGGTACCAAGCTGAATGAAGAAGCTTTAAGTGAAATATTCAGTGTTAGCCGTACCATTATTCGCCGAGCATTGCTGCGCCTTTCTCTTGAACAAGTTGTTGTGATTCGTCCTAACCGTGGGGCTATTGTTGCTGCACCAACGATTGAAGAAGCAAAGCAAATCTTTAAAGCACGAGAAGTAATGGAACTCGCCATTACAGAATTAGCGGTTGAAAATGCAACTCAAGAGCAAATAAAGCAAATCCGTAAGCTGGTAACAGCAGAATTGAATGCCTTTGAAAAAGGGGATTTTGGTAGTGGTATTCGTCTATCAGGTGAATTTCACCTAAAACTAGCAGAGATGGCAAACAATGCCCCTCTCCTCAATTTTCAACGAAGCTTGGTCTCTCAAACCTCGTTATTAATTGCGCAATACGAAGTAGGTAACAATGCTAATTGCTCTTTAGATGAACACACCATTTTATTGGATGCCATTGAAGCCGGTGATAAAGAAAAAGCCCTGTCGTTAATGGCAGAACACTTAAATCATATTCGCTCAAAACTGAGCCTCGATGGTGAAACAGCATCTAATGATTTGCATGTCGTTTTCTCTAATGTCATTAAAAGTAATGCATTAAACAAAGCATAA
- the xdhA gene encoding xanthine dehydrogenase small subunit — protein MIKFLLNQKVREETQLSPNMTVLNYLRTQVNKTGTKEGCGSGDCGACTVVLGELVNGQLQYRSVNSCLTFVSALHGKQLITVEDLQNTDKSLHPVQQALVEFHGSQCGYCTPGFIMSMFALSKNRPQANKEDILESLAGNLCRCTGYRPIIDAAMSLSTDKPILDQFAELELRTIEKLKSISNEPATLNYENLSSFSPTTTDELAELLLTYPDARLLAGGTDLALEVTQFHREIEQLISVNLVADMKVLEETDSDIIIGANLPISDCYEIISKHYPDFGELLHRFASLQVRNQGTLGGNIANASPIGDAPPLLIALNANITLRRGKKSRTIPIEDYFISYKVTAQQPSEFIEKIIIPMPDNHKEFRAYKLSKRLDDDISAVCGAFNLELDNDVVSSIRIAFGGMAATPKRAAACEQALLGKKWNVTTVKMAMATLENDFEPLSDFRASKEYRSQTAANMLYRFFIEQQNVNNQIETRVTSYV, from the coding sequence TTGATTAAATTCTTACTGAATCAGAAAGTACGAGAAGAAACTCAACTTTCACCTAATATGACTGTGCTCAATTATCTGCGCACTCAGGTAAACAAAACAGGAACTAAGGAAGGTTGTGGTTCAGGTGACTGTGGCGCATGTACGGTTGTACTCGGTGAGTTAGTGAATGGACAACTACAATATCGCTCGGTTAATTCGTGCCTAACCTTTGTTTCTGCCCTACACGGAAAACAATTAATCACGGTTGAAGATTTGCAGAATACCGATAAGTCTCTTCACCCGGTTCAGCAAGCCTTGGTTGAGTTTCATGGCTCACAGTGTGGTTACTGCACACCCGGTTTTATCATGTCGATGTTTGCACTCAGTAAGAATCGCCCTCAAGCCAACAAAGAAGATATTTTAGAGTCTTTAGCTGGCAACCTTTGCCGATGCACAGGCTACCGCCCCATTATAGATGCGGCGATGTCACTGAGCACCGATAAACCCATTCTCGATCAGTTTGCCGAACTTGAACTACGTACCATCGAAAAGCTCAAAAGTATCAGTAATGAACCCGCTACACTTAACTATGAGAATCTATCAAGCTTTTCACCTACAACAACAGATGAACTGGCGGAACTATTACTGACCTACCCTGACGCACGCCTACTGGCAGGCGGAACAGATTTAGCACTGGAAGTAACACAATTCCACCGCGAAATTGAACAGTTGATTAGCGTAAATCTAGTTGCCGATATGAAAGTATTAGAGGAAACCGATAGCGATATTATCATTGGTGCAAATTTACCGATCAGTGATTGCTACGAGATAATCAGCAAACACTACCCTGATTTTGGTGAATTGCTTCACCGCTTTGCATCGCTACAAGTTCGTAACCAAGGCACGCTGGGTGGCAATATTGCGAATGCTTCCCCTATTGGTGATGCGCCCCCTCTACTGATTGCACTCAATGCCAACATTACGCTTCGTCGTGGTAAAAAGTCTCGTACTATTCCGATTGAAGATTACTTCATTAGCTACAAAGTGACCGCACAACAACCTTCAGAATTTATCGAAAAAATCATTATCCCTATGCCGGATAATCATAAAGAGTTCCGTGCTTACAAGCTTTCCAAGCGACTCGATGATGATATCTCTGCGGTATGTGGTGCATTTAACCTCGAATTAGATAACGACGTAGTCTCCTCAATTCGTATTGCCTTCGGTGGCATGGCTGCAACACCCAAACGCGCAGCTGCGTGTGAACAAGCGTTACTCGGAAAGAAGTGGAATGTCACCACAGTGAAAATGGCAATGGCAACATTAGAGAATGATTTCGAGCCTCTTTCTGATTTCCGAGCAAGTAAAGAATACCGCAGCCAAACAGCTGCCAACATGCTTTATCGCTTCTTTATCGAACAGCAAAACGTGAATAATCAAATTGAAACAAGGGTGACCTCTTATGTCTAA
- the xdhB gene encoding xanthine dehydrogenase molybdopterin binding subunit, with protein MSNHHGNALSHEEMVALVKQDLTTGVGKSVKHDSAGKQVTGEAVYIDDRLEFPNQLHLYARLSTQAHANITKIDVSPCYEFEGVAIVITSKDIPGQLDIGAILPGDPLLADGKVEYYGQPILAVAANDLETARKAAQAAIIEYDPLPAILDVKEALEKKHFVTESHQQKRGDSAAALKKAKHVLEGDLHIGGQEHFYLETQVSSVMPTEDGGMIVYTSTQNPTEVQKLVAEVLGVPMHKIVIDMRRMGGGFGGKETQAAGPACMAAVVAHLTGRPTKMRLLRSDDMQMTGKRHPFYNQYTVGFDDNGRIQGIDITVAGNCGYSPDLSSSIVDRAMFHSDNAYYLGDATVTGHRCKTNTASNTAYRGFGGPQGMMTIEHIMDEIACYLKKDPLEVRKHNYYDDKDRNITHYYQTVEDNFIHDITEQLETTSQYHERRKEIDAFNKTSPILKKGLAITPVKFGISFTATFLNQAGALLHIYTDGSIHLNHGGTEMGQGLNTKVAQIVAQEFQVDIDRIQITATNTDKVPNTSPTAASSGTDLNGKAAQNAAQTIKRRLVEFASSHFKISEEEVVFKSGIVQIRDKYMPFEELIQLAYFNQISLSSTGFYRTPKIFYDHQKARGRPFYYYAYGASCSEVVIDTLTGEYKILRADLLHDVGASLNPAIDIGQIEGGFIQGVGWLTTEELVWNEQGKLTTNGPASYKIPAIADMPIDFRTHLLENRSNPEDTVFNSKAVGEPPLMLSMSVWSALKHAIASVAVNNAIPKLDTPATPERVLWAVKNVQQIEQPALEITVELNEQEK; from the coding sequence ATGTCTAATCATCATGGTAATGCGTTGAGCCACGAAGAGATGGTGGCGCTGGTAAAACAAGATTTAACAACTGGCGTAGGTAAAAGCGTTAAGCACGACAGCGCTGGTAAGCAAGTAACCGGTGAAGCTGTCTATATCGATGACCGTTTAGAGTTTCCTAACCAACTTCATTTGTATGCACGTTTAAGCACCCAAGCGCACGCAAATATCACCAAAATTGACGTTAGCCCTTGTTACGAATTCGAAGGTGTCGCGATTGTTATCACCAGTAAAGATATTCCCGGGCAACTGGATATTGGTGCTATTTTACCCGGCGACCCACTACTTGCTGATGGAAAAGTAGAATACTACGGACAACCTATCTTGGCCGTTGCTGCCAATGATTTAGAAACGGCACGTAAAGCCGCACAAGCAGCCATTATCGAGTATGACCCTCTTCCAGCGATTCTTGATGTTAAAGAGGCGCTAGAAAAGAAGCATTTCGTTACTGAAAGCCACCAACAAAAACGCGGCGATTCAGCTGCTGCATTAAAGAAAGCCAAACATGTGCTTGAAGGTGATCTGCATATCGGTGGGCAAGAGCACTTCTATTTAGAAACACAAGTCAGCAGCGTAATGCCAACTGAAGATGGTGGCATGATTGTTTATACCTCTACGCAGAACCCGACCGAAGTACAGAAATTGGTTGCTGAAGTTTTGGGTGTGCCAATGCATAAAATCGTCATTGATATGCGTCGAATGGGTGGTGGTTTTGGCGGAAAAGAAACGCAAGCGGCAGGCCCTGCTTGTATGGCGGCAGTCGTTGCCCATCTAACAGGTCGCCCTACAAAAATGCGCTTGTTGCGTAGTGATGATATGCAAATGACGGGAAAACGCCACCCGTTCTACAACCAATATACAGTCGGCTTTGATGACAACGGCCGTATCCAAGGTATTGATATTACGGTTGCTGGTAACTGTGGTTATTCGCCAGATCTATCAAGCTCCATTGTCGATCGTGCCATGTTCCACTCTGATAACGCCTACTACTTAGGTGATGCAACAGTAACGGGGCATCGCTGTAAAACCAATACCGCCTCTAACACCGCATACCGCGGATTTGGTGGCCCACAAGGCATGATGACTATTGAACATATCATGGATGAAATCGCCTGTTACCTAAAGAAAGATCCGCTAGAAGTACGTAAACACAACTACTACGATGATAAAGACCGTAATATCACGCACTACTACCAAACCGTTGAAGATAACTTCATACACGACATAACAGAACAACTTGAAACCACCAGCCAGTACCACGAACGTCGTAAAGAAATTGACGCCTTTAACAAAACCAGCCCAATACTTAAAAAGGGTTTAGCCATTACACCGGTTAAATTTGGTATTTCGTTTACAGCAACGTTTTTGAATCAGGCTGGCGCCCTACTTCATATTTATACCGACGGCAGTATTCATCTAAACCATGGTGGAACTGAAATGGGACAAGGTTTAAACACCAAAGTCGCACAAATTGTCGCTCAAGAGTTCCAAGTCGATATCGACCGCATTCAAATCACGGCCACTAATACCGATAAAGTGCCAAATACTTCACCGACGGCTGCCTCGTCGGGTACCGATTTAAACGGTAAGGCAGCACAAAATGCCGCGCAAACGATTAAACGCAGATTAGTTGAATTTGCGAGTTCACACTTCAAGATTAGCGAAGAAGAAGTGGTATTCAAAAGTGGTATTGTACAAATTCGCGATAAATACATGCCGTTTGAAGAACTGATTCAATTGGCTTATTTCAATCAAATCTCACTTTCAAGTACTGGCTTTTATCGCACACCGAAGATTTTCTACGATCACCAAAAAGCGCGTGGTCGCCCGTTCTACTACTACGCCTATGGCGCATCTTGCTCTGAAGTGGTTATTGATACCTTAACTGGTGAATACAAAATACTGCGTGCCGATTTATTACATGATGTAGGTGCATCCTTAAACCCTGCTATTGATATCGGCCAGATTGAAGGTGGTTTTATTCAAGGTGTAGGTTGGTTAACAACTGAAGAGTTAGTGTGGAATGAACAAGGCAAGCTTACGACTAATGGCCCAGCAAGCTACAAGATCCCAGCTATTGCTGATATGCCTATCGATTTCCGCACACATTTACTGGAAAACCGCAGCAACCCTGAAGATACCGTCTTTAACTCGAAGGCTGTCGGTGAACCTCCGCTCATGCTTAGCATGTCTGTTTGGAGTGCATTAAAACATGCCATCGCTTCTGTTGCTGTAAACAATGCGATTCCAAAACTGGATACACCAGCAACACCAGAACGCGTGCTATGGGCAGTAAAAAATGTACAACAGATTGAACAACCAGCGTTAGAAATAACAGTAGAACTCAACGAACAAGAAAAATAA